In Candidatus Methanomethylophilus alvi Mx1201, a genomic segment contains:
- a CDS encoding aldo/keto reductase, which yields MDYVTLSNGDPMPMVGFGVFQITDAKQCEKAVLDALDAGYRHIDTAQAYGNEEAVGNAIAASGIDKEEVFVTTKVWVSNAGYENALRSIEESRKKLKKPYIDMVLIHQPFGDYYGTYRAMEELYRMGRVKAIGVSNFSPDRLVDLAINADIPPMVDQVETHVFNQQTEARKWMDKYGCRIESWGPFAEGKNNLFSNPVLTDIGGKYGKTAAQVALRFLLQKGIAVIPKSVHAERMRENIDVFDFRLSEGDMGEIEKLDTGTSLFVDHSAPETSEMFNRWEI from the coding sequence ATGGACTACGTCACCCTAAGCAACGGGGACCCCATGCCCATGGTCGGGTTCGGGGTGTTCCAGATAACCGATGCCAAACAATGCGAGAAGGCGGTCTTGGACGCCCTCGATGCAGGATACAGGCATATCGATACCGCTCAGGCCTATGGAAACGAGGAGGCCGTCGGGAACGCCATAGCGGCCAGCGGCATAGACAAGGAGGAAGTTTTCGTCACGACTAAGGTCTGGGTATCAAACGCGGGTTACGAGAACGCCCTCAGGTCCATAGAGGAGAGCAGGAAGAAGCTCAAGAAGCCGTACATCGACATGGTCCTGATCCACCAGCCGTTCGGCGACTACTACGGGACCTATCGTGCGATGGAGGAACTGTATAGGATGGGGAGGGTGAAGGCCATAGGTGTTTCCAACTTCTCTCCCGACAGGCTCGTGGACCTCGCCATCAATGCGGACATACCCCCAATGGTTGACCAGGTGGAGACACACGTCTTCAACCAGCAGACGGAGGCCAGGAAGTGGATGGACAAATACGGCTGCCGCATAGAGTCGTGGGGACCTTTCGCGGAAGGCAAGAACAACTTGTTCTCCAACCCCGTCCTCACCGACATCGGCGGGAAGTACGGTAAGACCGCGGCACAGGTCGCCCTCAGATTCCTCCTGCAGAAAGGCATCGCGGTCATACCCAAAAGCGTCCATGCGGAAAGGATGAGGGAGAACATAGACGTCTTCGATTTCAGGCTCTCCGAGGGGGACATGGGAGAGATAGAGAAGTTGGATACAGGCACCTCCCTCTTCGTCGACCACTCCGCTCCGGAGACGTCGGAGATGTTCAACAGGTGGGAGATCTGA
- a CDS encoding MATE family efflux transporter has product MAEKQLTADAKNMLGDPKTALRLMAVPMFVSLMVAQVNTFVDTFWCSSLGTVALAAVGIVTSFYLILSGIGSGIGIGISASVAAKVATRRKEEADNIASVSIKFMFVIGLLCIPIMLLIADPVLMAVGGTDTYDDGKAYGLPYYLGAPIIILQGIFAGILRGEGASRRSMVMMVTAAVLNIVLDPLFTFVFDWGICGLSWATVTSTAASLLLFLYWYYVKPETTYIDLHVKSARMEKHVLKDFLSVGVPKAVESDIMAAVNFVLNYFVVFCWGSYGYAVYATSWKYVDLMLVPSVALAGALVPIAAAAFSKHDFPKMRFSYGYAMAWTLIITAVIAAVLYVFMDYAAIIFTYSEGSIAMRADIIHVTKIFLIIGVLFSAINISSSLLQAMRMANNSMWSTFARNILLIFVFGATCTISPDAMWWGFVICEIVGLVIMCGWAEIGYKMRLKEYKHHF; this is encoded by the coding sequence ATGGCGGAGAAACAGTTGACGGCCGATGCCAAGAACATGCTGGGGGACCCTAAGACGGCCCTCCGCCTCATGGCCGTCCCCATGTTCGTCTCCCTGATGGTGGCCCAGGTCAACACGTTTGTCGACACATTCTGGTGCTCCAGTCTCGGGACCGTCGCCTTGGCCGCCGTCGGGATCGTAACCTCGTTCTACCTCATACTGAGCGGCATAGGTTCCGGGATAGGCATCGGGATATCGGCGTCGGTAGCCGCGAAGGTGGCTACCAGACGCAAGGAGGAGGCCGACAACATAGCGTCGGTATCCATCAAGTTCATGTTCGTCATAGGACTGCTCTGCATCCCGATAATGCTCCTCATAGCCGACCCCGTCCTCATGGCGGTCGGAGGTACCGATACATACGATGACGGAAAGGCCTACGGCCTCCCTTATTATCTGGGAGCTCCGATAATAATCCTCCAGGGGATATTCGCAGGCATATTGAGGGGGGAGGGTGCGTCCAGGAGATCCATGGTGATGATGGTCACGGCCGCCGTCCTCAACATAGTCCTCGACCCCCTGTTCACGTTCGTATTCGATTGGGGCATATGCGGACTGTCCTGGGCGACCGTCACATCCACCGCCGCTTCCCTCCTGCTGTTCCTTTACTGGTACTATGTTAAACCGGAAACCACCTACATAGACCTCCATGTGAAAAGTGCCAGGATGGAAAAACATGTCCTGAAGGACTTCCTTTCCGTAGGGGTACCCAAGGCCGTAGAGAGCGACATCATGGCCGCCGTGAACTTCGTCCTGAACTACTTCGTGGTATTCTGCTGGGGCTCCTACGGATATGCCGTCTATGCGACGTCTTGGAAGTATGTGGACCTGATGCTCGTGCCGTCCGTAGCCCTCGCCGGGGCCCTGGTCCCCATAGCGGCGGCCGCGTTCAGCAAACACGACTTCCCCAAGATGAGATTCTCTTACGGTTATGCCATGGCGTGGACCCTGATCATAACCGCGGTCATAGCCGCCGTCCTCTATGTGTTCATGGACTATGCTGCGATAATATTCACTTATAGCGAGGGCTCCATCGCCATGAGGGCCGACATAATCCATGTCACCAAGATATTCCTGATAATCGGGGTCCTGTTCTCGGCCATCAACATCTCTTCATCCCTATTACAGGCCATGCGTATGGCGAACAACTCCATGTGGAGCACTTTCGCCAGGAACATCCTGCTGATATTCGTGTTCGGGGCCACCTGCACGATATCCCCGGATGCCATGTGGTGGGGATTCGTAATCTGCGAGATCGTCGGACTCGTGATAATGTGCGGATGGGCGGAGATCGGATACAAGATGAGGCTGAAGGAGTATAAACACCATTTCTAA
- a CDS encoding class I SAM-dependent methyltransferase yields the protein MPEGHMMSIEEYWTQRASGYSGTVTEQIEKGTYSHWLNIILEHLGQCGDLDVLDVGTGPGFFPVVLGRLGHRVTGVDCTQAMLDQAGNNCARYGVDAKFKRMDAQVLEFPDETFDLVISRNLVWNLDDPKAAYREWLRVLKPEGKLMIFDGNHYLYLYDKDYASQAPEYAESHDRIGNVDPKIMERIAEELPLSSQRRPQWDVDTLIELGVRTIKVDTDGRDSLKVVKDGETVYLPFSFFICATK from the coding sequence ATGCCCGAGGGCCACATGATGAGCATAGAGGAGTACTGGACGCAGAGGGCCTCCGGATACTCCGGGACCGTCACCGAGCAGATAGAGAAAGGCACCTACAGCCATTGGCTGAACATAATCCTGGAACATCTGGGACAATGCGGGGACCTTGACGTCCTGGACGTCGGTACCGGACCCGGATTCTTCCCGGTGGTCCTGGGAAGACTCGGCCACCGCGTGACCGGGGTGGACTGTACACAGGCCATGCTGGACCAGGCCGGAAACAACTGTGCCAGATACGGAGTGGATGCGAAGTTCAAAAGGATGGACGCACAGGTATTGGAATTCCCCGACGAGACCTTCGACCTTGTCATATCGAGGAACCTCGTATGGAATCTGGACGACCCCAAGGCCGCATACCGCGAATGGCTGCGCGTCCTGAAACCCGAGGGGAAACTGATGATATTCGACGGCAACCACTACCTGTACCTGTATGACAAGGACTACGCCTCGCAGGCCCCGGAATATGCCGAATCCCATGACAGGATAGGAAACGTCGACCCCAAGATAATGGAGAGGATCGCGGAGGAACTCCCGCTTTCCTCACAGAGGAGGCCCCAATGGGATGTGGACACCCTCATAGAGCTGGGGGTCAGGACGATAAAGGTGGATACGGATGGAAGGGATTCCCTTAAAGTCGTCAAGGACGGTGAGACCGTGTATCTGCCGTTCTCCTTCTTCATTTGTGCGACCAAATAA
- a CDS encoding trans-sulfuration enzyme family protein, whose protein sequence is MTREYGRELGIRTRAVHVGNDVDKDSGAIKRPLTMANSYELPYDPSVLNWSDAGANLYTRNGGTNQRFLQERIASLEGGEDCVVLASGVAALSGLFFATLNKGDHVVFSDVTYIAVYRLLNELFNRKYGVETTMVDSSDPEKVEAAMRPNTKLVHIETPGNPTLKISDIRRIADIAHRHGAKLSVDNTFASPYNQRPIELGADYCVESLTKYINGHGDAMGGAIIGRKEDLDIIRAQSQVNLGGVISPFNAWMIMRGSVTLPLRMRAHNENAMEIARHLKSLPCVSFVSYPGLEDDPGYEVAKTQMSGFGGMISFGLKAGHDKCNEFVSHLKIITSAVSLGHDESLIVFLGEDDERMHLYDKRFHNGFFRFSVGIEDAEDIMSDIDQALRSAGLL, encoded by the coding sequence ATGACCCGGGAATACGGAAGGGAATTGGGGATCCGGACCCGTGCGGTCCATGTGGGGAACGACGTGGACAAGGATTCCGGAGCCATAAAACGCCCTCTGACCATGGCCAACAGCTACGAGCTCCCCTACGACCCGTCCGTCCTGAACTGGAGCGATGCAGGAGCCAATCTGTATACGAGGAACGGCGGGACCAACCAGAGATTCCTCCAGGAGAGGATCGCCTCCCTGGAAGGAGGGGAGGACTGCGTGGTGCTCGCCTCCGGGGTGGCGGCACTCTCCGGCCTGTTCTTCGCCACCCTGAACAAAGGGGACCATGTCGTATTCTCGGACGTCACGTATATCGCCGTATACAGGCTTCTGAACGAACTCTTCAACAGGAAGTACGGGGTGGAGACGACCATGGTGGACTCTTCCGACCCGGAGAAGGTCGAGGCGGCCATGCGCCCCAATACCAAACTGGTACATATCGAGACGCCGGGGAACCCCACGCTGAAGATATCGGACATCAGGAGGATCGCCGACATCGCCCACCGGCATGGTGCTAAACTCTCGGTGGACAACACGTTCGCATCGCCATACAACCAACGCCCCATAGAGCTGGGTGCTGACTACTGTGTAGAATCCCTTACCAAATACATCAACGGTCACGGGGATGCCATGGGCGGGGCGATAATAGGAAGGAAAGAGGACCTGGACATCATAAGGGCACAATCCCAGGTGAATCTGGGAGGGGTGATCAGCCCGTTCAACGCATGGATGATCATGAGGGGGTCCGTGACCCTTCCTCTGAGGATGAGGGCCCATAATGAGAACGCCATGGAAATAGCCAGACATCTGAAGTCGCTGCCATGCGTGAGTTTCGTCTCCTACCCCGGTCTGGAGGACGACCCCGGATACGAAGTGGCTAAGACCCAGATGTCCGGATTCGGAGGTATGATTTCCTTCGGACTGAAGGCCGGACACGACAAATGTAACGAGTTCGTCAGCCATCTGAAGATAATCACGTCCGCCGTCTCCCTGGGTCATGACGAGAGCCTCATAGTGTTCCTCGGAGAGGACGACGAGAGGATGCACCTCTACGACAAAAGATTCCATAACGGGTTCTTCAGGTTCAGCGTAGGGATAGAGGATGCGGAGGACATCATGTCCGATATAGATCAGGCCCTGAGGTCTGCCGGACTTCTTTGA
- a CDS encoding alanine/glycine:cation symporter family protein: MDTLNGEISDLFWFVDDYFWGISFVFLIGLGIIFTIKLKGLQILKIKETSSLALSGVSEGKKTSKISSFEAFCIGMGARIGVGNIAGVATAIMMGGPGAVFWMWIFAIIGSASSFMESTLAQIFKEKKEDGHFYGGPAYYASKGLGNRKLGIIAAVLLVLTFGVGFIGVQSCNASSALSGAFDFENNHLVFAIIIAALAALILFKGLKAAAKFSARVVPIMAVLWIVFALVAICFNIDGVVNAIAMIFQYAFTVPSALGGAIGTIIVTGLKRGVFSNEAGLGSVANIAATANVKHPVKQGMIQSFGVLVDTLVVCTITAFVVLSYGNFAEISALGLKGANLVQAITADSMGNIANYIIALFMFIFAFTSLIGYYTMSESNARFIKDSKKNILLVRILVIIVAFCAACVTDVTIMDAFSDTFMAAMAAVNMVIVALLSRKVFEAYADYRKQKKAGVEEPEFHKDALSDATGVTEWE; encoded by the coding sequence ATGGATACGTTGAACGGAGAGATATCCGACCTCTTTTGGTTCGTCGATGATTATTTCTGGGGTATCTCCTTCGTTTTCCTGATCGGTCTGGGGATCATATTCACCATCAAGCTCAAAGGGCTTCAGATCCTCAAGATCAAAGAAACTTCATCACTCGCGCTTTCCGGGGTATCGGAGGGTAAGAAGACCTCCAAGATCTCCTCGTTCGAAGCGTTCTGTATCGGAATGGGCGCCCGTATCGGCGTAGGAAACATCGCCGGAGTCGCTACCGCCATCATGATGGGTGGTCCCGGAGCGGTCTTCTGGATGTGGATCTTCGCCATCATCGGTTCCGCCAGCAGCTTCATGGAATCCACCCTCGCCCAGATCTTCAAGGAGAAGAAGGAGGACGGTCACTTCTACGGTGGTCCCGCCTACTACGCCTCCAAGGGTCTCGGCAACAGGAAACTCGGTATCATCGCCGCGGTCCTCCTCGTCCTGACCTTCGGTGTCGGGTTCATCGGGGTCCAGTCCTGTAACGCTTCCAGCGCTCTCAGCGGTGCCTTCGACTTCGAGAACAACCACCTCGTGTTCGCCATCATCATCGCGGCGCTCGCAGCCCTCATCCTGTTCAAGGGACTGAAGGCCGCGGCGAAGTTCTCCGCAAGGGTCGTCCCCATCATGGCCGTCCTCTGGATCGTCTTCGCACTCGTCGCCATCTGCTTCAACATCGATGGAGTGGTCAACGCCATCGCGATGATCTTCCAGTACGCATTCACCGTTCCCAGCGCCCTCGGCGGAGCTATCGGAACCATAATCGTCACCGGTCTGAAGAGAGGAGTGTTCTCCAACGAGGCAGGTCTCGGTTCCGTCGCCAACATCGCGGCCACTGCGAACGTCAAGCACCCTGTCAAGCAGGGAATGATCCAGTCCTTCGGTGTCCTCGTCGACACCCTCGTCGTGTGCACCATCACCGCATTCGTCGTTCTTTCCTACGGCAACTTCGCGGAGATCTCCGCACTTGGACTCAAGGGAGCAAACCTGGTTCAGGCCATCACTGCGGATTCCATGGGGAACATCGCGAACTACATCATCGCGCTCTTCATGTTCATCTTCGCATTCACCAGCCTGATCGGATACTACACCATGAGCGAATCCAACGCCAGGTTCATCAAGGACAGCAAGAAGAACATCCTGTTAGTCCGCATACTCGTCATCATCGTCGCGTTCTGCGCTGCATGCGTCACCGATGTCACCATCATGGACGCGTTCAGCGATACGTTCATGGCGGCGATGGCTGCCGTCAACATGGTCATCGTGGCTCTCCTGAGCAGGAAGGTCTTCGAGGCCTATGCCGACTACAGGAAGCAGAAGAAGGCCGGAGTGGAGGAACCGGAGTTCCACAAGGACGCCCTTTCCGACGCCACCGGTGTCACCGAATGGGAGTGA